One segment of Brassica napus cultivar Da-Ae chromosome C3, Da-Ae, whole genome shotgun sequence DNA contains the following:
- the LOC106387066 gene encoding 9-cis-epoxycarotenoid dioxygenase NCED3, chloroplastic-like, with protein sequence MSSFTATAAVSRRWVGGNHTQPPLSSPQNSIPMTSRVQRKLNVSSALHTPPALHFPKQPTNSPAIAVNPKAKEPDTKQMNLFQRAAASALDAAEGLLVSHERQHQLPKTADPSVQIAGNFAPVNEQPVRRNLPVVGKIPDSIKGVYVRNGANPLHEPVTGHHFFDGDGMVHAVKFEDGTASYACRFTQTNRFIQERRLGRPVFPKAIGELHGHTGIARLMLFYARAAAGLVDPAHGTGVANAGLVYFNNRLLAMSEDDLPYQVRITPSGDLKTVGRYDFNGQLESTMIAHPKVDPESGELFALSYDVVSKPFLKYFRFSPEGIKSPDVEINLDQPTMMHDFAITENFVVIPDQQVVFKLPEMIRGGSPVVYDKEKVARFGVLDKYAGDSSAIRWIEAQECFCFHLWNAWEEPETEEIVVIGSCMTPPDSIFNEADENLESVLSEIRLNLRTGESTRRPIISDGEEQVNLEAGMVNRNMLGRKTRFAYLALAEPWPKVSGFAKVDLFTGEVKKYLYGGDRYGGEPLFLPGDENRAEDDGYILCFVHDEETWKSELQIVNAVSLEVEATVKLPSRVPYGFHGTFIGANDLATQV encoded by the coding sequence ATGTCTTCTTTCACGGCGACTGCGGCGGTTTCTCGGAGATGGGTCGGTGGCAATCATACTCAGCCGCCATTATCGTCTCCTCAAAACTCCATACCCATGACAAGTCGTGTCCAACGAAAGCTCAACGTTTCATCTGCGCTTCACACGCCTCCTGCTCTCCATTTCCCCAAGCAACCCACCAACTCTCCAGCCATTGCTGTTAACCCCAAAGCTAAAGAACCCGACACTAAACAAATGAACTTGTTCCAGAGAGCAGCTGCCTCGGCGTTGGACGCGGCGGAGGGGCTCCTCGTGAGCCACGAGCGACAGCATCAACTCCCTAAAACCGCCGACCCTAGCGTTCAAATCGCCGGAAACTTCGCTCCGGTTAATGAACAGCCCGTCCGGCGTAATCTTCCGGTGGTCGGGAAGATACCGGATTCCATCAAAGGAGTGTACGTGCGCAACGGAGCTAACCCTCTTCACGAGCCGGTGACGGGTCACCACTTCTTCGACGGAGACGGGATGGTTCACGCCGTCAAATTCGAAGACGGTACAGCTAGCTACGCTTGCCGGTTTACTCAAACAAACCGGTTTATCCAAGAGCGTCGATTAGGCCGACCGGTTTTCCCCAAAGCCATCGGCGAGCTTCACGGTCACACCGGTATCGCCCGGCTTATGCTATTCTACGCCAGAGCTGCAGCCGGTTTAGTCGACCCAGCGCACGGAACCGGAGTAGCTAACGCCGGTTTAGTCTATTTCAACAACCGGTTATTAGCGATGTCGGAGGACGATTTGCCTTACCAAGTCAGGATCACTCCAAGTGGAGACTTGAAAACCGTTGGCCGTTACGATTTCAACGGACAGTTAGAATCCACAATGATCGCCCACCCGAAAGTCGACCCGGAATCCGGGGAGCTATTCGCTCTAAGCTACGACGTCGTTTCGAAGCCTTTTTTAAAGTACTTCAGATTCTCACCGGAAGGGATAAAATCACCGGACGTCGAGATCAACCTCGATCAGCCGACGATGATGCACGACTTCGCAATAACGGAGAACTTCGTGGTTATACCGGACCAGCAAGTCGTTTTCAAGCTCCCGGAGATGATCCGCGGTGGCTCTCCGGTGGTGTACGACAAGGAGAAAGTTGCAAGATTCGGAGTTTTAGACAAATACGCCGGAGACTCGTCGGCCATCAGGTGGATCGAGGCGCAGGAGTGCTTCTGCTTCCATCTCTGGAACGCTTGGGAGGAGCCGGAGACAGAGGAGATCGTCGTGATCGGGTCGTGCATGACTCCGCCGGACTCAATTTTCAACGAGGCCGACGAGAATCTCGAGAGCGTCCTCTCCGAGATACGCCTGAACCTCAGAACCGGAGAGTCCACTCGCCGGCCGATCATCTCCGACGGAGAGGAGCAAGTCAACCTCGAAGCAGGGATGGTCAACCGGAACATGCTCGGCCGTAAGACCAGGTTCGCTTACCTCGCCTTAGCCGAGCCGTGGCCTAAAGTCTCTGGCTTTGCGAAAGTTGATCTCTTTACAGGAGAAGTCAAGAAGTATCTGTACGGCGGTGACCGTTACGGTGGAGAGCCTCTGTTTCTCCCAGGAGACGAGAACAGAGCCGAGGACGACGGTTACATCCTCTGTTTTGTCCACGACGAGGAGACGTGGAAGTCGGAGTTGCAGATTGTTAACGCCGTTAGCTTGGAGGTTGAAGCGACGGTTAAGCTTCCGTCAAGGGTTCCGTATGGGTTTCACGGTACATTCATTGGAGCCAATGACTTGGCGACGCAGGTGTGA